GTAAGCGCTCCCTGACGTAAGGGATTTCCcactccccccctcccctccatGGTGGAGGatgatacatttattaatgctATATCGGCTTACTGTTTTCACTTGGTTTATTTCTTGAACGAATATCCCTCCCGCccatatttttctaaacaaaaACTAATCTTTCCTTAATACCGAGAATAATGGAAACGTCATCGAATGGTATCTCTCGATCGCAAGCTGTGGAAAAATGGTGGAGTGTGAAGACAAGAGGAGCGTCGGCGAGTAAGTTTCCAAGACACCTGCCGGGCGCAGCGCGCCGTACTTTCTATTTCTTCGGAGAGATCCTGGGAGGGGGTGGCACACTGGGAGTGTCATGGATGCTGCAGGGGGCGGAGCCTTGAGAGGGTTGCATCGAGACTGCTCGGCTACGTCGATAAGCAGATCGCCCCCGCCCTCCCACTGTGTTACGTACTCTTCATTTTACGCGTTTCTTACGGTATCGAAGAAGACGTTCCTCTATCAAGACTCACGTCCAGTCCCTTTGCTGAGGTCCAGTTCCACAATTCAGTTTAACCGGAGTTTAATCATGTCCatgaatttgttttattatgtataaaacaaaattcttcCGTTGAACATGGTTAGCTAAACTCTGGTTAAACCAAGTTGTGAAACTGAACCTAATTTGCCCGATTTCGAGGACAATCGCGATCTCGTCGTCCCGAGAGATATAAATCATCCAGGAAGATCGATTCGAAGTAAACGGTCAAAGCTCCAGCTTGGTTTTTTAATTACCTCCTCGTAGCCACTCGATCGGCCTGAGAGGGCAGGCGATCCCCACGACGCGCTTCCGTAATATCCATCGCGATGATAATGACCACCGGGAGAGCGGCGGGCAACGGCATGGTCAAGGAGGATACGTACGCCGACGTACTCGTCGACAGGCGGTTAGCGGTTCTCGAACGTGTAGCGGCTAATCGAATTATCGATGCTTTGAGGATCAGCGTCCGTGGATGATTCGATCACGTAGCTGATGAACAGTTCCGGCGGTCAGCGATGCGAGCTTTCGAAGGGaaacctctctctctctctctctctctctctctccctctctctcatcgTTATGGACCCTCCTGGACGGTAACGTTTGAGCGAGCTGTGTTTCCGCCGTGCTCCGCTGGCTTCTCGACGACAGTGAACCCCGACCGTGTAATTAGTGTCGCAAAAACCGACACCGGCGATTGACCGCGGGAATTTCGAGCGCGCGGAATTCTTCTCGCAAGAAAAACCATCAAATCACGATCGAAATCAGTAAGAGGACGGATGTTCCTTCCGAGCccggagagagaggggggggggggggaaaccACACCCACCGCACCGCACGAAAATCGCGGTTAAATACAAAGTGGAAATTGAGCGCCAACCTGGCCTGGCGGTCGAAGGTTTTCGAGGTCGTCGGCGGAATCCAGGTCGGCGTCCGCAGGAATTTCTGCGGTGAAATTCCAGTCCACGTAACTCCAAATATTTCTGTAGTATCGTAGTTCGTACGAcgggggagaggggagagatTTCGAGTTTCAAAGGAAACACTCTCGCCACTTCCGTCGGCGAAACAGCGAGAGTCTGACGCGCGCGACGAGCAGCGGACACACAGCCGCCCCCACGGAAATTCCCTGTTGATAACTTTGAAGGTAAACCACGCGCGCATTCGCAGGTGAGAGCTGCGAAACGAAAAGCGGGAGAtagggaggaggggaggggggaagcaAAGGGGAGAAAAAGTGCCTAAACTGTTTTCAATCCCGATCTAATTACATCGCGGCCGTGGTCCGCCGCAAAAGAGCAACATAAATTCAACATATCGCACGAATCGATATCGCCTAGCGATTATTATGTGGGAAAGTTTATATGCGGGCGGATTTAATAGTTTGCATAATTTACCCCGCTAGTTAGTTATTCCATTAATCATTACCCCGGGTAGGTGTGTGCGCGCCCCCGCGAATAACAATcgtactattatttataacgtaTTCAATTTATCGGTAACCCGCGGGCGGAGGTAAAGCGTGTAATCGATTCAACTCGATTAATTAACTCGCCCCCGCGTATGCGATTGTAACCGAGGTGCCTCGGCCGCGCATGGAGgcgtctctcccgtctctcgtTATCGTGGACGAAAACTTCCCTGCGTCGCCATCGccacgcaaaaaaaaaagaaaaaaagaaacgcacatatatacacacacgcgcgggCGCGCGTAATTCGCGGCACAAAGGCATTTAATTAGAAGCGCATCGGAAAACGGGGGCATCATCCGGCATCTGGCATTTTTGTCCCCGGCAATTTTCGCGTTTTCCCGCCAAGGCGATACAAGGACTTTTCATCCCCCGACGCCGCCGTTAATAATTAACGGATCAAAGGCATCGTATTAATATTTGCCCCGAAGTCCCCGCGACCGCATGGAAGATATTAACCCGCGTAATATTGTGTCCATGCTGAGGGgtgggagaggagagagggaagGACATATTGAAACCGCACAAACTTCGCTCATAGCATCCCGTGCCGGGTACGAGCTCGTAAATATACCGGGTGGCTGAGATCGAACTTGGCGCGCCGGGACGGTGGACATCGCCCTGGGGAAAAAGGCTCGACCCGCCAATATGCGCGAAGTTAACCGCATCCAGACCAAACCGGCATCCGAACAACATCCCCCCGCTGTTTATCTTAACGTGTACAATTCGCAGTTAAAGAGATCGCATCTGCCATCGTGAGATAAGTGACGTTCGCGAAGAACTTGTACGTTTCCGTCGATTCACCAGGCAGGGCTGTGttaccttttttcttttcctgcGCAACCGTTAAGCTATTCTTCTACGCTTAAAAGGACATCGTGGCTTTTCAGAGGGATACCTAATGTTTATCCGGAGCACGGACATACGGCTGTCCGAGTCGTTGGGTCGCCTCGGAGCCGGTGGTGCTTAAGCGTGCAATaagtgggggggggggaagagggAGGGTGTGCGGGAGGGTCAAACTAATTCGATTCTAAACTCTGACCGCATCGCGAGAAAGAGAACCGTAGGAGACGAGGGACCCTCTGATGCGGGAGGGATCCGCGCGAGGATGAGAAAGGCTACACGCCCGAACGGGCCGAACGGACGGGGGTGGACACAGATGGCACTAACCGCGCCGTTAAATTCTCAAGCCGTAACTCTAATTACTCATAGACAAGCCGACATTTTAGTGCCAGATGCCGGTGAAACTTGTTAAAAGCACGCGAACGCGATTACTCATTCGATCTCGGACTACGCCGGCAACTGCAGCCGAAAGTATCGGTCCGACTGCGGCTTCCGGATTGAGATAACAAGAAAACAGCTTTTTTCTAATAGATACACAGGATCACGAATTGTCGGAGCAAAATCCAATagagcaaatataaaaataaatctcttgACGAGATATCGCACTTTCAATATGTTTTCTAAATGAAATTCGAACCGTGTGTTCAGCGTAAATTGTATTCAGAGACGCGGGGGCAAAAACGTTCGACGCGTAGTTTCTATGACAGCGACTCAACCCGACGTTTCTGTACCATGTTGCAGGCGATAAAATGACTATGGATGGGAGCAAGAGCGAACCGGGCAAGAACGGGGCCACTCAACAGGAATGCGCGGGTTGCGGAAAGGCGATTACGGAGAGGTAGGTGTTCCGCTTCGTTTGCGTGACGTAACGCTACGTGTGTGCTTCACATTCTACCCTGAAAGAACGCTAACCGTAAGGACGGTTCGCTTAACGGTCGATCTTAATGCCTGTCTATCGTACAACGGTCGTCAAACGTACGAATTGGGTTAAACGCACTTTCTTTCCTTAGTGAAATCGCGATAAACACGCATTGttcaaaattcgatatttgatatttgaaatttgaacGAAGTAGCAATgagcaatattataattgaaaatggaCAGCTGTGTAACAATGCAAGCTCGACATAGTTGTGTAGAATATAAGAAAGTTGCATTTAATTTCTagattcttattaaaaaaattttgtcaaaacaattttaaataagaattagaGTAATAATCTcccttattttcttttcaaatatctTTCTTGATCGGTAATATTActcaatttctaaaatttaaatgtgtgaccataatttttgtattaaatataatattcttcattgtatattattattattattattattataagatcAATCGTACAttcaaaatatagtaaaaaagtaTCTGCAGAGAAGAAAAACCTAAATCTTACGTAtgtcttgaatttttaagaagaAACATAGAGCTCTTAGAAATTTAagtcttataaaaaaacatgttttataataagttCAATAATTACGCTTGCATTTTCTACTTGGACGCTATCAGAGATAATAATTCTTCTCAAACAGATATCTACTGAAAGCATTGGACATGTATTGGCACGAGGACTGCTTGAAATGCGGCTGCTGCGACTGCAGGCTTGGCGAAGTTGGCTCGACGCTTTACACCAAAGCTAATCTCATCCTCTGCAAGAGAGATTATCTACGGTAAACGACGAACAggcaatttataataatatatcaatcAGTTTTCTCGCGAAAATCTTTTCGGCAAGACTCTCGACAGACTTCGGCACGACGTCGACGACGAGTCAGTAAACAGACGGACAGATTGACAAAGCGATTGACGAGAGACGCTATCGCCGGGGGAAAGCCGAGACGAGCGGCGGCAACAAATCGAATTTTACAGATGAATTTCCCTTATTGAATACACCCACGTCCCATATAAACACGAGCAAGAGCAAATAAACCGTGTTGAGATTACGGAGTCCCGAGGGAATGCGCGCAGGTGGCGCGTCCGCACGAGAAACACGCACCACGTCGAAACATTGTGGCCTTTATTAATGGCCCAATATTTGAAGACGGGCATATTCGCGGTGCCCGTGAGCTTATTGGTTTCCGTCGCGCGCGCAGGGGGAGAGGGCGAAACTttcctctcgctctctccGTCATCGAACGAACGACTTTTCTCGCGTGACGAACGTCAGACTCTTTCCCCAAGTTCCGAGTTGGTGTTTAGTGTTTCACGGTGGCATTTAATCGGCGGGaatcgtataaaaaatatagcaaatcTTGATTCGAGGAAccaatgcaaaaaaatattttacaggatacgtaattatttaatataagacTGATATGTTTAATAGCAATGatagagttttttttttttgtttacgaCAGGCTCTTCGGAAATACCGGTCACTGCGCGGCGTGCAGCAAAGTCATCCCAGCTTTCGAGATGGTGATGCGCGCAAGGACCAATGTTTATCACTTGGAGTGCTTCGCTTGTCAGCAGTGCAATCACAGGTACGTGAGAATAACGACACGATTGAAATTTTCTTCCTCGCAAGAGGACGATAAAGATCAGATCTTTAAACTTAGAGAGGGTGAAATGATAAGACTGCGAGACTGAATTAATCGTATTCCACGTAGCCGCCAAAGTGTAGCCGCTTTCGTGAGGGGGGTGGGGAGGATTCCCACCCTAGCGgcgctattattttattaacaataatgaaAGCCAGTAATTAAACATTCACACCCGGCGGCGCCGACGTCGGCGGCGACGGCAAAGTCGCTTGCTCGAGTATTCCTCGTGGCAGCTCATCcgtataacaatttaattcgaGCCACCCCAGCCACGCGCGCGCACCCGGGGGTTTGCCTAACTTCTGCAGCACTTCGCAACACTTCGCTTACTTATTCACAACAACCGAGTTAAGCCGAGGCTCGTTCGAAAGCCAGGGACTTGAGCCGAGACGCCTCGGCGGGTCTGCCGAATGGAGATAATCGGCGCGCGAAGACTCGAGAGCCCGCACGTCACGCTTtcaagaagaggaggaggctTGGTCCTCCGCCGTCCCTGCCTTCCTTATCCTCGCGCGAAACAACGAGCAACATCTCCCCGTCGCGTTTTCCAAAAATTCTTCccttaattaaaatctttcacGATTAGAATCTTCAGCAGAAATTGTTACAACCGTGTTGAAACAATTCGAGCAAAAACAATTCTGAGAAACTGTGCGAAATAAATATCCGAACGTTTAATATCGTTTACGAATAAGAGTTATTCGTTTCTGGTAAAAATTGGACGTTACAATTTTCACTGACTGCTCCATCTCTCTCCCGCTTTACGCTGCGGTCGGCGTAAACGTTGGTTCGCTCCCCTAACTCGAGCCTTTCCAGGAGGATCAATGCCGTAGAGCGAGAAGAATCCGCTCGACGTTTCCTCTCTTGACGAGCATAATTGACGCGAGAGAACACCCGACGTGGATGCGAAGGCATTCGGAGACATTTGCCGTCGGAGagggaagagaagagagagacggagagagaagCTGCGAAAGTCAGAGTTACGAACTATGCGAGCGATGTGTGGGCGCCTCGAGGTGCACGTCAGATGCAAATCATACCGACTAATTTCTCGGAAAACTCACAGATcctcagagagagagagagagagagagagagaggaatatTCACGGCGAGAGATACGTCCAAGCATAATAGCCCAGCGATAAAGCCGAATGGCCGAATTAATTATATCCCCATGTCTTTGGTTGTCCAAAACAGTTGAACCACTCGGTGCTAACAATCCTTTGGTCCAATTACCAAAAGCGTCTGTTTTACGTACGCGTTTGATTAACTTttggagagggagagagattaaaaagattaatctttttaaatgtcgacatattaatattttatttattcaaattaaattcataaaaagcCGCTCGTGTATAACCAAGGGGATAAAATACgtgaaattttgatttttatattttcttttcaaaaggACAcacaatacaattatttaatttaacgacGGCGAGCTGGCTTCGAAAATGATTAAACCAAAATGATTAAACTCCATTTAAACGATTATAATtgcactctctttctctttttctctctttttaaaataatatattacatattatatattatatctcttAATAGCTCTTAATCTCTCTTGCACTTTATTTCATCATccaaaaattaacttaattgtGTATcactttatattgtttttgtttccttttatatttctatttcttataGTTTCATTTGTTTCTCTGActtgtatatgcatatattacacagaaaaaattttatttgaccattaaaattactatatagGACGCTCAaataaattgtgttaaaatGTCAGAACTTTTtgcacactgagaaaaaaatattaatttgactaaatttttcaacttgattaaatttctttagtttaaatatttatgcatttaacttaaatacatatttgaacttcaatttaactatttatattatatatttgactaaaatatataaatagttgaattgaagaaatttaatcattgaaaaatttaatcaaattaacaacttttttttctcagtgcagcATTGCTCATTacactattattttaatagtctAACCCAATTATTTGTAAAGCTGTATCCAGTTAGATTTTTAGAATACTTCAAGATACAAAATTGTTCTTCCTCGTTCGCGCATGTACGAGCAATCGTCTAcacaacattattattttacttaattctaCTTTACTTATATTCCTTACCGTTATAGGctttttacaaatttctcACAGTCTTTATGTAATAGACTttagaagaatttttttgatCAATCAAATGCCATGTCAATATCAGTTATGTACGTCAGGTTGGAAAAAGGATAGGAAACGATGAGATCGTTTCTTTATGCCACTTTATGGGGTCGATGGCATTTCGGCATTTAATGTCACACCCCGACATTTGCTCGACCTTTCTTGCGCCCTACGGCTGTCTAGTCTGAATTGATTTGGGCCACGAGATCGAAACATCGAAAAGCACACGTCGCAGTACTGGAGGAAACAAGTTTCGTATACATTCGTGCTTCAGCATAGccatcaataattaaatagattaactaaaagtataaaaaaagtgataataaattgtaaaacaattaatgACAATTTTCACAGATATCAAAAACGACAGTCTTTTACACAGGTCGAGAGCTACTGTCTCTCGTGATCTCGATTCTAAAACGGATGACTTTACCGAACGCGGAAAGCAAAGTCGTCGTCGGGGAGTAAAATTTAACGGCTCCCGTCGCGGAGAGCTCGTCGTCGCGACGCGTGACTATCGAGCGAGAAGCCGATTACGGCTTAAAGATACGTCGGCGGAAAGTATACTTTCTTTCGCGGTCGATGTTAACGCGCACCCTTAAGGCAAACTATTGGCCAGGACCGGGGGTCGAAGAGGTTGACCGTACGCAAAGGCGGAAACGGATGTGGCCGTTGGGTCACGCGATCACCGCGAGCCGAGCATAAAACACCTGAGTTGTTTAATCATACGCTCTCGAGGTGGAAGCCCCGTGCTCCGAGAACTCTCGGTATATAAGGGCGAGACCGTCcggtttctttctttctctctctctctttctctctccctcttcctcgTCTCGGCCACCCGACGTATTCTTGTATCGCGATACGGAAGTGCGGATTACTCATTGACGAACGCGACGATAATGAAGGCTCTCGGACGAATAGTCCGTGATAGACGCGAGTTCGAGTATGAAAGTTTAATCCCCGCCGACTTAACTTGTAACGCGTATAGCGTAGGGCTCCCGTTAATATCGCCTCCCACGATAAACTTGTACGATAATTCTGTGATAATTACgtgaaaatttcaatttgtatGCTAATTCTCCTGATATCACCGTCTTACACAGCCAgccgatttatttattattaaatgaaggaaaaaaaatctgGAGGTAAGAGAATGGCGCTTAGAAAACTGTCGGTGCTTGTACTCGTGGGTTTATCAGTCGACGCTACACGTCGAAGTCGGCTATACGTTTACGGCGTAAGAGGATTTGAGCGCAAGGGGGGAAATTCCAATTTCTACATCGCGGCATTCGGCGCTCGCGCGACGACGGCGAGGATGCAAATTCATAAGGTCGGCCCCGCGACGGAAAACTTAAGGTACCGAACTgctctgaaatatttttctacggcGCGCGACACGGAGTTATTCCTGCTATAATGTAATCACGCTCCTCgttcgcggcggcggcggcggcgacgacggcgataTCAGCGGCAACGTGGTGTTTTCTCAAGCAATAATAGAGGAGAAATCGCTTTCGAATCGCGGGAAACGCGCgcttaatgaaattataaaagccCATCACACGCACACATAAACGGCATTAACGGCGACGGACTCTTCCGCCTGTTTTCCCAGCGTGATTCTCAGCTAATATCTCACGGCGATCGGTACGCgcgagagataaaaaaaatatcaaatttataccGTCCCATCGGTGGTATCGCTCCCGCGCGCGTGCTGCACGCTGTTTAAAGCCGATGACGCACATTGTGAGATTTATCGCGGCTGCGTTTCGGCCAGCAATTCGTCGGCGGTGGCTGCTGCCGCTGCTGTTGCTCGTCGCTTCGCGATTAATTTAAAGTGTCACTTGTGCGCGAAATGTCGAGCGGATAAGTCGAGCAAATCGGATAAAGAAATTACACATCCGTGCGCGCTCATATGAAAATAAGCCGGTAATTTGTCCATATTTTGCGGCGAAACTTTTGGGCGGCGAAAATCGGCTTTGGCAGCGCGATTGTCATCAACATAATACAGTTAATGCAtcgcaataattaattaataaccaACCAACGGAGATACACACGTGCGCGCACGCGCCGCGTTATTAGCTTGTCAAATAATTGTATCAATAATCACGCATTGATAATTATTGTGTATAATGAAAAAGCGAATGCGCTCGTAAATCACGCGGTGAGTCGTCGCGGTTGCCTCTCGCAACATTTTCTGAAACGTATAAAGTTTCAGGAGAGCTGTCGggtagattttaattaaattctacgatctctctctctctctctcctcgcgTTCTCCAGAAACGACCGCGGTAGTAAGACGCGACTGACTTAAGCTCTTCCTCGACTTACGATCTCTGCCCGAGGAAGCTTCGCTCCGAGTCTCGCCTTTGTCTAACGAAAGCACGGCGGGCATTGTCGGACGACGACGACTGCCGCTCGTCCTTACCCGCCGGCAGGCGCAGCATTGTTCGTgcttatattgtattttggCATTACGAGTTAGCCGgtttaattgttattgttCCGCGGGGCTTATCGAACACGGTGCCCTGTTGCATTCCCACGCGAATCATCGCCCGGCATCGCAATTACTCCTGAATCACTAAACTCCCTTACCTGCGAGCGAGCAGTTATACACGTAACTTACGGCATTGACACCATTTATCGACTTTCCGATATAGCGCGGCGGCGCTCTCCCGCCGCGTTATAAACGTCGCGAAACCGCGCCCGCCCGTACATCATCGTCCGATATCCAGTtacgatatttaataataatacatactaCAAATCACGAAACACAGTATCAGATATAGAGGGTCGGTATTATTCTTTAACGTATCTTGTTGGTTTTCTTCGAATTGAACTTGatcctaaaataaataaaacatgatCCATCTTTCAAaatcgaaataaataaaatcatattttttaattcacaattttaaGCAAcgttttaatagaattttgatttaaaggttgcttttatacaattttataatataaagtgtttaaatgataaaaatataaaaatagaaactgtattaaaaattattaaaaatactttcacTCCAAATCATAGcgaatcattaaaaattaaacaatgtggcgataaaaactaaataaaaatgagacaTGCGTGCCGCACAATTTATCAAGATTATAGCGCCTAATACCAATGgccaaagttaaaaaaaaataactgcaAATTGATGCTTAAGGGATTCGCGTAGGGCATTTAAAATCGCGCGGATCATATCGCATTCGCGAGGGATAATACGGTATCGTCGTATCACAGTTATTACTCGTCTTGCCGAACTTGTATCCGAGCACGGCCCTGCCATTAACCGAGAGCTAACCCGCGCGAGATCCTCGGGAATAAGGACAATGCAAAGTTAATTTCGCCGTACGATTCTCGAGGGGTGAAGACGGTGAGGGGTGGGAAAGAGGGGACGGCGGAAACGCGGCCGGGTAAAGTAAGCGGTATAGGTGGTAAGCGTCGTGTGCGATAGGATGAGGTGACGGCGCCAAGGCGATGGTGGTGTGTGGTCGAGAAAGGGTtgagagggaagagagagagagagagagagagagagagaaagcggcCATTTTGTTTCCGGTGTCCCGGGAGCACTTCCGGTCACCGTCACGCAGTCCCGCGCGCACGGAGTGCCCCCGAGCTCCTGAGAGATCTCCTTCCGcgattatattcaaattaaatgcGCCGGTCCGACCGGTAATATACTGCCGCCAATTTAGCTACAACCCCCCGGGGGATGGTTCGCCTTACCTCCTACCGCCCTCCCTCCGTTACGCGCATCGGAGGCGCGCAAGAACCATGCGAATTGTCTCGTTTCGCTGGGGCGCGTGCCACGCTGTCGTCGATGATTTTCGACCTGCGGTTTCGACGCCGGATATCCTCGATAAAGAGCCGCGGGCCATCGTGCGCGATCGCGCGGTGAACCCAATCGACGCGGCATCGCTCTAGTGGGAGGATCGTTTCCGGAATTTCGCGGCAGATAGAAATgtatagagaaaaataaatgagTATACCAATCCGACAAACGGAAAGCGGAAACGCACGGGTTTTTCCCGCCCGTCCGTCCGTTTTGCATCCGTGACGAAAGATTTCATTAGATCTCCCGGGGCTTCTTGTTCGTGGgacattaacatattttatttggaaatTTATACGTACGTATGTATACACGTTGCGTATATGTTCACGCGCCGCAAACGCGTCTTCGTGCTACAAAGCCTACGCGGCACAAAGGGCGAAAGGGAACAAATTGCAGAGGGGTTAAACTCTAATGATAAACAACAAAGGTGGCTCGCGAGCGACCGGGATACAAAACCGTAATCGTTTTCACGCCGCGAGAGTCCGACAATAAATTCCCCGGGGCGCGGGCGCGACAAGGAATTCGCTTCCGGTTTTGGTTGCGTCGCGCCGCGCGTTCAGCACGTATCGCGTTCAAGCGCGGCTGCATCCGAACAGTGGGGTTTCGGTTGCACCATTTTCAATGGTGATAATCCGACGTGCCGAGAGGGCCTCGTTGCGCGCGAGTCAAACCTGCTTTGTCACCGGATAACCTAGACTCGCATTCCCGGCTCCGATGGCGATAGACCTGCCACTTCCTGTCCCCCTCCCCTCTACCCCTCAGTCCCCTCTGACGCCAGAGGCGGCACATCGGTCGCTCCCTCCCGCCGATGGGCCCCCGCGTCCGATAACAGTCCCCGACAAACGCGCGCGGGAGagctcgagagagagagagagagagagagaagagacgaAGAGGGACGGAGAGCAAAACCGTCATCGACGGCGCGAGCATATTCGTGTGCACTTCAAAACGATACAACACGAGCGGTAATAGGTGTATACAGCCGTGATTATAAATGAAATGCGCGCCGCAGGgggaaggagggagggagggagggagggggagacgGAATCAAATTACTCGAACGGACGGCGACGAGCCAATTCTCAGGTGCGACAcagagagcgagcgagtgagtgagtgagagagagagagagagagagagagagagagagaaggagagaaaaggCATTACacagtagagagagagagagagagagagtgattAACGAGCCGCTGCCTGTGCGTGCGGCTACGTACGCACGTGATTCGTATCTCGCGCGTAGAAGATATCGTTTTCGAAACGAGTGCAGCGATACGAAGAATTAGTCGTACAATACAGCCGCGCGGCAATAACTAACAGAAAGAGAGTACTTTCGGCGCTAATAAACGTACATCAAGTACAACGCTACACTGCCTTGTAACGTACCTCGATATCGATCCCGCCCGGAGTTTCTCTCGTTACCAGTCTCCCGTGTCTCTCCCGCGCAAATAGCCGTGGATGGAAATCAAAGATCGTTCCTGTGCGCGAGCGAGGAGAAGAGGCGAGTGTCACAACGTTTGCGTTGGCCGTTACACGTGTATTCGTTTACTCGGTGAACTGTGGCTGACGGTGGCGGAGACGGAGGGGAGGAGCGGGGGAGAAATTTGCCGGAGGCGGCATCGCGTTcgagggaagagagaaagagagagagagagagagagagagagggagggttGTAATAGGCGTATACGGACGCGCGTACACGTGTGCGTATACGCATTTACGTGGTGCGCTGCCAATGATTTATGTATACCGCTAATTACCAGCGTGCACTGCACTGTTTTATCCGGCGATCATAGTTTTATTAGGCCAACCTGTGCATTGCGGTATTGTCAGCGCCAAAAGCACCCCCGACACGCCGAGCGCAACCATACCCTTCCCCCtgccccccctcccctcccgtGCCGGCTGCATCAGAATGCATCGCGCACGCTCTGCGCTTCGTAACGCTGCGGGCGCAAACACTTTCCGGGAGCGAAACCGTTTTGCGAGGTGTTCC
This genomic window from Monomorium pharaonis isolate MP-MQ-018 chromosome 8, ASM1337386v2, whole genome shotgun sequence contains:
- the LOC105838102 gene encoding LIM domain only protein 3, which produces MTMDGSKSEPGKNGATQQECAGCGKAITERYLLKALDMYWHEDCLKCGCCDCRLGEVGSTLYTKANLILCKRDYLRLFGNTGHCAACSKVIPAFEMVMRARTNVYHLECFACQQCNHRFCVGDRFYLCDNKILCEYDYEERLVFANMALHPPPTATLAHIKRQVTHLQPQNVAGGPQRQANGEAAAHNHNGYPPPASTSAHNVLNPMNNLNGINAQASYDAK